DNA from Nitrospira sp.:
GGTGTTCCAGGAGGGGATGCCCGTGACGATCGAATTGGATGCGGATAACGTGATGATCGACATTCAGTCCACTCGATGACGAGGCGAGGTCGCGCGTCTCGTCGTCTTGACTTCGTCATGAGAGGCCCGTACCATCTCCATGAAGCGCGCTTCTGTCGGTCACGCAACCGGCCAGGGGCGCGCAGCTCCCCATAGCCCACAAGGCGAACGCACCAGGGTCGGCCAATGCGACGTCGTCTGCCGTGGATGCTGGCGTGGCTGGTAGTAGGAGCATGGCTCACCGTCACGCCTCCGACTTGGGCGCTTGACCCGGCTGAACGTTCCGCCCTTCCTTTTCAAACGATTCTCGAACTGGAGCAGACGGCCCGTCTGCTGGCCATCCTGCTCGACTCCGGCCGCGCGGTCGTCAATGACAACCAGACGTTGTTGGACGATCCGGCGAAGGCCGACAAGGGATTCACGCCGGAGGTCTTCGAACGACAATTGCTGGACATGTTTCGCGGTCGCGCCGGCATCGACCTGCAGGAGATCGAAACGGTCAAACTGCCCCCCCGCGATAAAGCCCTGCTCAAGGAACTGGTGGCGGTGAGCAAGCAGGTGATCGCAGACGAGCAGACGAACCTCAATCGCCACGGCGCCGGATTCAAGGGATTCATTCCGGCCGTGTTCGGCGCGCGCGTCGCCAGCAGGTTTACCGCCAAGACCGGCGTGCGCTTGAAACAAACGGCGCTGGTTCCACGGAACCCCGCCAATCGGCCGGATCCGTACGAACGGATCGCGCTGGAAGCCTTTGCGGATGCTTCCTATCCCAGGGAGAAAGTCATCAGCGAGATGGCGGCCAACAGCTCTGCGCTGCGCCTGATGTTCCCGCTGTATGCGACGCGACAGTGTCTCGACTGCCATGGAGGACCCAAAGGAGGCCTCGACCGCACGGGCTATCCGCGGGAAGGCTTCACGTTGGGGCAAAATGCCGGTGCCATCAGCGTCCTGCTGCCGGTTACGAAATGAAGATCTACATGGTCCTCCTGAGCTTCGTGTTTGCGACCGTCGAGATCGGATGGGCGAGTGAACGCCAGCCGGTCCCGGCGGAAAAGCCCGCCGGCAGCGGCGTCATCGTCCACCATGACGGTTACATCCTGACGGCCCACCATGTCGTGTCGAACGCCAAACGCATCACGATCGTGACGTCCGGAGAATTCCGGGCGCCGGCCCTGCTGGTCAGCGTCGATGCCGAACATGACCTGGCCCTCTTGAAGATCGAGACGGTCGGATTGTCCGAGGCATCCCTCGGGTATGCCGGTGCGGTGAAATTGGATCAAGAGGTCATCGCCGTCGGATTTCAGTTCGGGCTGCGCGAAATCACCGTCACCCGCGGACATGTGGCCGCCGTGCGTACCAAGGGGGTGCAGCGGGTGTTTCAAGTGGATGCAGCGGTGAACCCCGGCAACAGCGGGGGACCGGTATTCAACCGGCGGGGCGAAGTCGTGGGAATCCTCACCACGAAGTTTACCCATCCCTCCGGGATCGTACCTGAAGGCATGGCGTTTGCCGTCCCGATCAGTTACGCCACGCCCTTGCTGGCCAACATTCCGGATTTTGATTTTTCTTCCATCGGGAAGGCCAGAAAGGATTCCAAGAAAGGGAAGGGAAACGGGGATCTGGTCACGGAACTGGCACGTACGTCGGTGCGGATCGAAACGGTCCGCATGTCCGAAGGATCGGCTCCGTCGGCCCCGTCCGGCCCGGCGTCTCCACCGGTGGACGGTCAACGAAGTGGTCACCCGGTGGCTTCGGCACCGACGCTCCCAGCCCGCCCCCATGAATTGCCTTCCATGGCCGGTGACGAATACATCGACCGCGTGAACGCGCAACTCCGGGCGAGTCAACAGGAGGAATTGAAACGGCTTCTCGACCAGGGTCTGACGCCTCCTCCCGGGATGACGCTGATTCCGGCCGGTGAGTTCTTGATGGGGATGGAGGACGGCCTTCCGGATGCCCGCCCGCTCCATCGTCTGTACCTGAGTTCCTACTGGATCGATCAGCACGGGTTGACCAATGGTGAATATCGACAATGTGTGGACAGGGGAGGGTGTTTGCCTCCGAAAGTCCGTGAAGCGTTCGATGATCCGCAGCTGGTCCTGCATCCGGTCACGAATGTCACCTGGACCCAAGCTCAGGCCTACTGTCAGTGGGCCGGGAAACGGTTGCCCACGGAGGCGGAGTGGGAAAAGGCGGCCAGGGGCACCGATGGACGGCGGTATCCCTGGGGCAACAGCGACGAGATCATCCTGAAAAACAGAGTCAGGATGACGGACATGAAAACATCGGTCGACGGCGTCGAACCGGCGGGAATGCCGGCGGCCACCGCCTCACCCTATGGAGTGTCCGGCATGGTGGGGGTGGTCTCGGAGTGGGTGCGAGATTGGTATGCGGAAGATTTTTACCGGACCTCGCCCTCGCGGGATCCACAGGGGCCGTTGCGGGGGACCTTTCGTGTCTTGCGCGGCGGCGGTTGGATGGAGCGCCCCCTCGAATTGCGGACCGGCTATCGAAGCTGGGACGAGATGACCTACTGGGGCCCGACCCTGGGATTCCGCTGCGCGAGCGACGTCCCGTAACGTCACCGCCCCACGTGGATGCAGCCCCCTTTCGCTCTTCCTCGTTCTCCAGTACGATAGCCCCGCAAACAGTGTGACCGTTATCCCGTCCGGTCCCCTCATGGCATCCGCGACAAGTGCAAAAAAAATCCTGTCGGCGATCTGGGTGGGACTGGCGGTCTTCGCCGTCGTCGCTGGTTTCCACATGACCGGGTGGTTCGACGTGGCGGAACTTAAGGCGCTGGATCACCTGGTCCGCCGCTACGCCGATCCTGCCAAGGCCGATTCCAATCTCATCTTGCTGGCGATCGATGAGTCGAGCCTCGAAGCCTTCGGTCGCTGGCCCTGGCCGCGCGATCGGCACGGCTATGTCGTGCGTTATTTGAAACAGGCAGGGGCCAGGGCCGTCGTGTTCGACGTCATGTTCTTCGAGCCGGATGAAAATGCCGAGGAGTTCGATCAGTCCTTTGCCGATGACCTGAAGGCGGCGGGCAACGTGTTTCTCCCCATGCTGTTCCAGTCGGAACCCACTCCGATTCCGCCTGACCTGCTGGCCCGCGCGACGGTGAAGGTTGAAGGGCCGGATGCCGGTCGCGTGACGATGGCGGCGACCTACGCCGGAGTGAAATTGCCGATTCCGGTCCTGGCGCAGCAGGCGCGTGGCTTGGGCGTCATCAATCTTTCGGCCGATGCGGACGGACCGACCAGGCGAATTCCCCTGGTGAGGCAGGTGAAGGGAAGCCCGGTGCCGCACCTGTCGCTGGCCCTGGCGCAATACCTGCTTGGCGCGGACAGACTATCGTTTCGGGACGGCAGCCTGCAGATCGGCACCAACAACATCCCCCTCGATGCGGATGGCAACCTCTTGCTCGAATGGCATGGGTCGTTGGAACAGACCTACCATGCCGGGAAGTATTCGATCGGGAGGGTCTTGCAGGCCTTCGCGCAACAGCAGAAGGGCGAACGGCCTTCTCTCGATCCGGCGCTGTTCAAAGACAAGGTCGTGTTTATCGCCGGAACGGCGGCTGGTCTCTACGACTTACGCGTCACGCCGTTCTCCTCGGCGACCCCCGGTGTGCTCATTCACATGGCGGCGTTGGACAACCTGCTGCACGGGCAGGCGTTGCAGACGGCTTCCGCCTGGTTCTCGCTCGCGACCCTGCTGTTGCTCTGCCTGGTTTCGGCCGGGACCTTCATATTGTTCCGCTCCTATTTCATCAAGTTCGGCGTCACGATCGGATTGGCGGCGGCCTACTACGCCTTGGTCGTGCATGCCTTCTCTGGGCATGAGCGCTGGCTGGAACTGGTGCTTCCCGAAGCGGCCTTGGCGCTGGCCTTCGGCACGGCTGCGACCGTCGAGTATGTGACCGAAGGGAAACAGCGCCGTCTGATGCGGGCGGCCTTCGATAAGTACATGTCCACCGAGGTCGTCGAAGAGATCATGCGGAATCCTGAGGCCATCAAGCTCGGCGGCGAGAAAAAGGAAATTTCGATCTTCTTTTCCGACATCGCGGGCTTCACCACGATCTCGGAAAAGATGTCTCCCGAGGACCTGGTGACGCTGCTCAACCGCTATCTGTCGGCGATGACGACCATCATCAAGAACGGCCATCGCGGCAATGTGAACAAGTATCTCGGCGACGGGATCATGGCCCTCTTCGGCGCGCCCCTGGACGATCCCACCC
Protein-coding regions in this window:
- a CDS encoding Two-component system sensor histidine kinase gives rise to the protein MRRRLPWMLAWLVVGAWLTVTPPTWALDPAERSALPFQTILELEQTARLLAILLDSGRAVVNDNQTLLDDPAKADKGFTPEVFERQLLDMFRGRAGIDLQEIETVKLPPRDKALLKELVAVSKQVIADEQTNLNRHGAGFKGFIPAVFGARVASRFTAKTGVRLKQTALVPRNPANRPDPYERIALEAFADASYPREKVISEMAANSSALRLMFPLYATRQCLDCHGGPKGGLDRTGYPREGFTLGQNAGAISVLLPVTK
- a CDS encoding protease Do, producing the protein MKIYMVLLSFVFATVEIGWASERQPVPAEKPAGSGVIVHHDGYILTAHHVVSNAKRITIVTSGEFRAPALLVSVDAEHDLALLKIETVGLSEASLGYAGAVKLDQEVIAVGFQFGLREITVTRGHVAAVRTKGVQRVFQVDAAVNPGNSGGPVFNRRGEVVGILTTKFTHPSGIVPEGMAFAVPISYATPLLANIPDFDFSSIGKARKDSKKGKGNGDLVTELARTSVRIETVRMSEGSAPSAPSGPASPPVDGQRSGHPVASAPTLPARPHELPSMAGDEYIDRVNAQLRASQQEELKRLLDQGLTPPPGMTLIPAGEFLMGMEDGLPDARPLHRLYLSSYWIDQHGLTNGEYRQCVDRGGCLPPKVREAFDDPQLVLHPVTNVTWTQAQAYCQWAGKRLPTEAEWEKAARGTDGRRYPWGNSDEIILKNRVRMTDMKTSVDGVEPAGMPAATASPYGVSGMVGVVSEWVRDWYAEDFYRTSPSRDPQGPLRGTFRVLRGGGWMERPLELRTGYRSWDEMTYWGPTLGFRCASDVP
- a CDS encoding Adenylate cyclase: MASATSAKKILSAIWVGLAVFAVVAGFHMTGWFDVAELKALDHLVRRYADPAKADSNLILLAIDESSLEAFGRWPWPRDRHGYVVRYLKQAGARAVVFDVMFFEPDENAEEFDQSFADDLKAAGNVFLPMLFQSEPTPIPPDLLARATVKVEGPDAGRVTMAATYAGVKLPIPVLAQQARGLGVINLSADADGPTRRIPLVRQVKGSPVPHLSLALAQYLLGADRLSFRDGSLQIGTNNIPLDADGNLLLEWHGSLEQTYHAGKYSIGRVLQAFAQQQKGERPSLDPALFKDKVVFIAGTAAGLYDLRVTPFSSATPGVLIHMAALDNLLHGQALQTASAWFSLATLLLLCLVSAGTFILFRSYFIKFGVTIGLAAAYYALVVHAFSGHERWLELVLPEAALALAFGTAATVEYVTEGKQRRLMRAAFDKYMSTEVVEEIMRNPEAIKLGGEKKEISIFFSDIAGFTTISEKMSPEDLVTLLNRYLSAMTTIIKNGHRGNVNKYLGDGIMALFGAPLDDPTHASLACYAALDCQAELARLRGIWRREGLPEIGARIGINSGPCIVGNMGSEERMEYTVTGDTVNLASRLEGAGKFYDTSILIGQRTAELAKKDVEVREIDLLRVKGKKEPVVVFELLARKGQLDEKKRRVVEVYREGLAAYKTRNFSTACARFSEAVALDPSDGPSRVYLERSANYRQTPPPSDWDGVYELTSK